The genomic window cttaattttgctcgagtgttgactgtggtcaagaaaagaagggactacaagttgcaagTGGAGtcgcatggagtctttggagtagcagcggtgctcatgggataagctcaagtccaatgtacatggaagtttgacgcatggacaaattcaagatggtggagaatattcgccaaggtggagtttgttggagttgtgtcgaatattgtgtacaaggtaggttacagttggacttgtagttgtattgtgtttacataggatgtggagtcgtgtccaagtaggacactagtatcctaggcctctcttatctagcgggggtagacacacgatgtaacctatgccaacataatagcacaggcgcgcaagggggagccggcggcatgtgccggcgtccgGATGGctggtgtgcggtattgtgacggtgtcacggggaggagcgcccatagtcaagccccggggatgtagccacatcggtgaacctcgttaacaaatctcggtgtcgtgctcgtgtgattgcttgatcctcggatgatcgacggtatgcctcggatttattctaacagtgtgtgggcatttgccatctcgcccacacgcctgtCTTCTCTTCCCCACCCAAGCTgttagttgccatgtgttttgcagcgcacatggcaattgcccctagtgtgctttataagcaggtggcaactctctttttcacccgagttgccatgtgttttgcagggtccacggcaactgcctagtgtgcacataagcagatggcaactctcttttaccgagttgccatgtgtttttacatggtacatggcaactgccctaacgtgcacgtaagcagatggcaactcttcctttttacatggcaactgccctagcatgctcgtgagcacatggcaactctctcaactgcctagtgttagtatgtggcaactcctaaagttatgaaatcatggcaactacattagatcagatcatacatggcaactgcagttgagcaaccatggcaactgtagttgtccgacatggcaaccgtagttcagtgacatggcaactgcagttaaacgaacatggacgagggtctggaccatggcaactgcgggcgcgcggtgacCGTCACGCGTGGCGTGCGGAACCAGGAGGGTATGAGGCCTGACATACGGGCATGTGGGCGTTATCAACTtcacccacacgcacgcgtgtgaaagGGATCGGGAGGGGAAAAAAGaggtgtgtgggcattacttgttttgcccacacgtaggtgtgtgggctgttcctcttatacaccacacaaaatgtgtgggcggGCTccctaatgcccacacgtgtgacacttatcgGCGTCCATTCTTTTACGGGTGTACATGAGTTTATTATAAGGAAGAAGAGGTATTCATGTGGGACACAACCTAAAGAGGAGTTCACGTGGGACACAACTTGTAAATGAGTTTTTTCATTGCACGGTGCCTGTATATGAGTTTGGTAAAAAAAAGGGAGTTCACGTGGGACAAAACGCAAGGACTTTCCGTGAGCTCATCCGATGGTTGTAGTTAATTACTAACATGAAGATTGGATGGACAACATATTATTAGTTGATGTTGGACGTGTCACATGGCTCTTTTAAGGGACATCCGGATCATATGCATTACGTATGTTTTCCTTTTATATTGACCGTAAATTCTATAATCCAACGTTGTAATTAATTTTAATGATGTGGATTAATGAGACGACTTGAAAgttgcctccaattagtaaatatgaGATGAGATATAAGATAAGATAAGATATAAGATACAACATGCTACGGTTTTTCTTTTATGTTTGCCCAAACCACAAATAAATGTGAATTAAAATTTTGGAGAAACGTATATTTTTCAGAAATTTCCCATGCTAATTTAGTGCATGTACGGTAAATAATTTCAGATGTTCACACAGCGGAACTTTTCACTTGACGCTGTTGTCATTCAGTTGAGCATACTCTTTTCATGCTAAGTTTTCATTATTTTCACTATGATATCCAACATGTGCCCCTTCTTTCTTGAATCTTTCCATAGTAAATCTCGTTGCGATCCAGTGAAGTGTAGCAATAAATCATTACATCCACGGCAACTGTCTACTGCATGTTGGGTTGCATGGGTACTCGCAGTCAATCTCTTTCACTCTTTCGCTACATCCACATTGCCAATCTCCTACAGCCTCAGCAATTGTCTGAACAAAATAGTGAGAATGTAAGCAACACCGCGGTGAATCACATAATACAGAATCCTCACACTTTTTAGATGCGATTTTCGCCCTACCTTATCTCCAAGCCTAGGGGAGAATGGTGAATTCCAAGAGATGTCAGAGACCGTTTGGCAGTGAGTGAAGCATGAATCAATGAACAATCCCCATCCCTCTTTATCTTCGACAACCTTCAATGCATCCACCATCGCGTCCCTGAATCCTATCGATGCAGAAGCACATTATTTATTTGTTTCGAGCAACAAAGAAGGAAATATGAATGGATTGACTAGACAAGCTAACCGTTAAGGAATTCCATTTGCGTGGAATTGCAGTTCCGGATATTATGTTTGCAACACGACCACGAATTACCAGGAGCCAACGAATCCGGTATCAGAACATATCGTACCTATGGAAAAGAATCATGGATAAATCATTGAGAAACttaaaagagaagaagaagaagaggaagaaaagattTCAAAATACCTGAAATGAATCGTATGCAGAGTTGAGAATAAACATTGGGCTGTGGATGCTCTTTATAAGCTCAGCGGGGAAGAAACACTAGGGGAAACAGAGTTACCACCGTAATATGATGACAGATGTAAGTGTGGGAATTAGAACGAGTTAGACAAGGGGAGCTACCTCTTTTGGCTTCTTTGTGGCAAGGCAGTCCTTGGGCAACACTTCTCTAATATTCTGCAATAAGTTTAGCAAAAACAATAGAGGGGAAAAGAACTCAATGCCATTTCGTACAAAGTGGCATCCATTACATGAAATTTTGCAATATTCTAGTCAGTGTTGGCACAAATTAACCACATGAAAAGAAAAACAGAGTTCTAAAAAGCTTGATCTAGTAGTCATATTTTACAGAAGTACACAAAGGATGAGGTGATCAGACGACAGCTAACCTGGAGCTGAACAACACCATCAAAGACAGACCAAAAGGTCCTTTCTCCAGATATATCCTTTCTGTATCAAACAAAAAGTGGTACTTCAGTAGTTCAGTTCACGTACCATGCTAGTGGATTACATTTACTACCAAGAGTCTTACACGTCAAGAAAAAACCCAGCATCGGCAAGGCATTTAACTGAAACCTCCTGAGGAAATTTTGCACTAAAATCATCGCAGTGTAGCATCGTGGCTAGACCACCAGCAGAGCAACCTGTAAGAAGAGACTGAAATGTGTAGAAAGATaagtaattttttttctttttcagattTTTCTTGTTCACATCTAATGTTTCGTCTAAAAACTATACGACGTATGACCTGGGTAGCATTGGCAAGTCCCCTTTCCATGACTTCATCAATAACTGCCTCATAGATGCGCAATCCTCTGAAGTGAAGTGTACTTCCATCCTGCATCCTCACCAACATAACATCACTTCAAGCAACCAAAATAGCGATATCGAAACAGGATTCAGAATAATCACCGGCGCTTGACCTTCCGCATCCCCAGAAAATGATCCCCCGTCGCAGTAGCGCACATACACTTTGTTCCAGTTGTAGAAATCTAATTGGAGATACACTAATATAAATTAGTGCAAGGACATATCAAAGAGGTAAAAATGAGACAAAAGCCTCACTTTATCCAACCAAACAGGAAGAGAGGCGATGTGAAATTATGAGCCATATGGAATGGAAGGGAGTGGTTTGTGGAGAGAAGCGTTGATGATTACCAGGATTCAATTGCTGATCGCTGCTGAGGATCCCAGCAAACAATATCGGTTTCATGAAGTTGGATGAACCGAGATCGGAATTGCTTCGGATGGAACAATCCTTGAGAGTGCTGCACCAGCCTCCTCCCTGGGTGTTTTTCAGTGGAAAAATATATATAGTTCAATCAACTAATTTCCCTGCCTTGAATCTACTTTGTACGTGAACAAAGGGAGTGAATATCAACATCATGTACAAGGGTATAAACAATACATGTGGTTACGCTTAGTTATGAACTAGAGGTTGGGACCGTCATTGCGGGCAGCTTGAGAGGAAGCTATGTACACCTCACCATCATGTCAAAATCTTAAAAAAAATATTCTCGCATCAGATGGACATCACAACCAtcttaaaagaaaaaaaagaaaaatgatagaaaaaaACTTCTCTTGAAAAAAGTCTCCCTACCATTTAAAAAAACTCTAAAAAAAAAATTCTCACCGTGACCAACCAGCATGCGCCACATGGCGTAGCTGGTTGGCCACCATTCTAGCGCCTCTTAATGGGTTTAATAATATTGTAAGATGACGTCATCCTCGGTATGACTTTTTTGTTTTGCTGGTGGCTAAGGAAAGCATATATAGCAACGTATATAGAGAGTAGGAAAATGGGTGGGTGAGACTACCTACCTGTAGATGGATGAGCCAGTTGTTTGCGCCGGTGCCGGAGCCTCTCTGCAGGTGGTAGCCCGGCGGGGTCCCGTCCAAGCACACTGAACTCAAATTAATCCGAGATGAATGGACGGTAGAATCTAATATAGTGCGGCGACTGGAAGGCGGCGTACCTGCTCCCTTCTCCTGCGCACCGGCAAGGAGGGTCAGCGGGaccgtctccggcggcggcgcgcagAACATCATAGAAGGGTGAAGGCCGGCGGCGGAAggcagcagcaggagcaggactGCCGCCGGGAGGCCCCATGCATGGCGGCAATCCCGCGCACGCCGGCGCTGCGCCGGGTCCGCGTGGAGGAGGAGCTGCTCGGCCTGGGCTGTCCCTGGCGCCATGGCAGTCAAGGGACAAGAGAATAAGAGAAGAATGGCCGCTGCTGCTTCTTCTTATGAAATATTGTTGCCCCATTCGTCGTTTTTTTCCCCGTCCCCCTTTGTAACTTGGCGGGCTGTTAGACAAATGCGCCAAATTTTCTTACATCCAAGATTAGATCAGCCAGATTGCAGCATCTACGTCATCCCCATTTACAAAAAGTACCTACAATTGCATttcgttcttttttttttctccATTTTCCATTCTCAAGTTAGAGTGTTCACAACTGGATTTTTTTTAAAGGCAGTCCCTCCCGGTTCGCCCCCGCAGGCGACGGGAGGGAACCTTAGCCGCCTCCCAACgcccctcctcccgctcctcccttGCCTGCCGCCGCCAGAGGGCGTGACTGGGCGAAGCTCGGCCAGCAGCGGCGGCAGAGGGCTCTTTTGCCCCCTTGCGCGTGGATCCAATGCGGGCCGGGTTTGACGGGGCAAGGGCGTCGTGATGCGGAGGGTCGCGGCGGCGCGATCCGGCTTCCTAGCGGCTAAGTAGGAAGGCGGGTGACGCGGATGAGGCCTTCGTGGTGTGGCGTGCTGgatcttggcggcggcggcgatctggcCCTGATCAAGCACCGCGCGGGCTGTGGACGGCGACGGCGGTCGGCTGGTGCTGCCTTGTGGGCAATAGTGGCCGACGGGGATGGTGGATCGGGGCTGCAGTGGCGGTCCTCGGTGTTCTGGCAGCTGTGTGCGTCTACTCGGCGAGGCACCACGCGGTTCCAGTCAGCTACTGGGTTGGGATGGCGCGACTGCCGATGAAAATCACGTCGACTTCAGTCTTGATGGACGATGGCGGCGTCATCGTCGTTGCAGGCAACTTCATCTCCCTCGGGCTGCtccggggggaaaccctagatctaggtctTCCCGGATCGGACAATGATGGCATCTTCGATGTCATTCTCCCTCCTTGGGGCATCGTTTTGAAGCAAGTGCTGACTGGAAGGGCTCAGAGGCGG from Triticum aestivum cultivar Chinese Spring chromosome 3B, IWGSC CS RefSeq v2.1, whole genome shotgun sequence includes these protein-coding regions:
- the LOC123072872 gene encoding pectin acetylesterase 5-like; this encodes MAPGTAQAEQLLLHADPAQRRRARDCRHAWGLPAAVLLLLLPSAAGLHPSMMFCAPPPETVPLTLLAGAQEKGAVCLDGTPPGYHLQRGSGTGANNWLIHLQGGGWCSTLKDCSIRSNSDLGSSNFMKPILFAGILSSDQQLNPDFYNWNKVYVRYCDGGSFSGDAEGQAPDGSTLHFRGLRIYEAVIDEVMERGLANATQSLLTGCSAGGLATMLHCDDFSAKFPQEVSVKCLADAGFFLDVKDISGERTFWSVFDGVVQLQNIREVLPKDCLATKKPKECFFPAELIKSIHSPMFILNSAYDSFQVRYVLIPDSLAPGNSWSCCKHNIRNCNSTQMEFLNGFRDAMVDALKVVEDKEGWGLFIDSCFTHCQTVSDISWNSPFSPRLGDKTIAEAVGDWQCGCSERVKEIDCEYPCNPTCSRQLPWM